One window of the Magnetococcales bacterium genome contains the following:
- the nuoE gene encoding NADH-quinone oxidoreductase subunit NuoE: MEQELNDNAPRFSPEALARTEEIFKRYPPEHREAALMPILHLAQREFGGWLSPEALDYVARFMKLAPIRVHEVASFYTMYNLKRVGRYHIQVCTNISCWLCGSDAIVEALRARLGIGFGQTSADGRFTLAEVECLGACVNAPMLQINDDYHENLTPEKVVGIIDQLP, encoded by the coding sequence ATGGAACAGGAACTCAACGATAACGCGCCGCGGTTTTCCCCCGAGGCGTTGGCCAGGACCGAGGAAATCTTCAAGCGCTATCCTCCGGAACACCGCGAAGCGGCATTGATGCCGATCCTGCATCTGGCGCAACGGGAGTTTGGCGGCTGGCTTTCTCCGGAGGCGCTCGATTATGTCGCCCGGTTCATGAAACTGGCCCCGATCCGGGTGCATGAGGTCGCATCCTTCTACACCATGTACAACCTGAAGCGGGTGGGACGGTATCACATCCAGGTCTGCACCAATATTTCCTGTTGGCTGTGCGGTTCGGACGCCATCGTGGAAGCATTGCGCGCAAGGTTGGGGATCGGGTTTGGCCAGACGAGCGCGGATGGACGGTTCACCCTGGCGGAAGTGGAGTGTCTCGGGGCCTGCGTCAACGCCCCCATGCTCCAGATCAACGACGACTACCATGAAAACCTGACCCCCGAGAAGGTGGTCGGCATCATCGATCAACTGCCATGA
- the nuoF gene encoding NADH-quinone oxidoreductase subunit NuoF: MNQSAPIQIVFRNIHKADSHTLAVYLAGGGYKAVVRALARTPEEVIEEVKKSGIRGRGGAGFPAGIKWSFIPRVSHRPKYLVCNADEGEPGTCKDRDILRYDPHRLIEGMIIAGHAVGAERGYIYIRGEFFHESQRVEAAIRDAYAKGYLGENIFGKGIRFDLAIHLGGGAYVCGEETALLESLEGKKGQPRVKPPFPANVGLWGGPTVINNVETLASIPDIIEHGGAWYASLGVEKSTGTKIFSVSGHVNRPGNHEVAMGIPLKTLLETHAGGVRGGWDNLKGVIPGGSSSPILTRAACETVTMDYDSIAKAGSMLGSGAVIVLDRSVCVVRAIARLSRFYRHESCGQCTPCREGTGWLSQIMDRLEAGGGQRGDIELLEELCGNISGKTICALGDAAAMPVAGAIRAFREEFVHHVAHGRCMVE, encoded by the coding sequence ATGAACCAGTCCGCCCCCATCCAGATCGTCTTTCGCAACATACACAAGGCCGACAGCCACACCCTGGCGGTCTACCTTGCCGGCGGTGGCTACAAGGCGGTGGTCAGGGCACTGGCCCGGACGCCGGAAGAGGTGATCGAAGAGGTCAAGAAATCGGGAATCCGCGGTCGTGGCGGGGCGGGATTTCCGGCGGGGATCAAATGGTCGTTCATTCCCCGGGTGTCGCACCGCCCGAAATATCTGGTGTGCAACGCCGACGAGGGGGAACCGGGAACATGCAAGGACCGGGACATCCTGCGCTACGATCCACATCGTCTGATCGAGGGGATGATCATCGCCGGTCACGCGGTCGGGGCCGAACGGGGCTATATCTACATCCGCGGCGAGTTTTTCCATGAAAGCCAACGGGTGGAGGCGGCGATTCGCGATGCCTACGCCAAGGGGTATCTGGGGGAAAATATCTTCGGCAAGGGGATCCGCTTCGATCTGGCGATTCACCTGGGTGGCGGGGCCTATGTCTGTGGCGAGGAGACGGCGCTTCTGGAATCGCTCGAAGGAAAAAAAGGGCAACCCCGGGTCAAGCCGCCCTTTCCCGCCAATGTCGGCCTGTGGGGAGGACCGACGGTCATCAACAATGTCGAAACCCTGGCCAGCATTCCCGACATCATCGAGCACGGCGGCGCCTGGTATGCGTCACTCGGGGTGGAAAAATCGACCGGAACCAAGATTTTTTCGGTGTCGGGCCATGTCAACCGTCCGGGAAACCATGAAGTCGCGATGGGAATTCCCCTCAAGACCTTGCTGGAAACGCATGCCGGCGGGGTGCGTGGCGGATGGGACAACCTCAAGGGGGTGATTCCGGGGGGCTCGTCGTCGCCGATCCTGACCCGCGCCGCCTGCGAGACGGTGACCATGGACTATGACAGCATCGCCAAGGCAGGATCGATGCTCGGCTCGGGGGCGGTGATCGTGCTCGACCGGTCGGTTTGCGTGGTTCGGGCCATCGCCCGGCTGTCGCGGTTCTACCGCCATGAATCGTGTGGCCAGTGTACCCCCTGCCGGGAAGGGACGGGATGGTTGAGCCAGATCATGGACCGCCTCGAGGCGGGTGGCGGTCAGAGGGGCGACATCGAGCTTCTGGAGGAATTGTGCGGCAACATTTCCGGCAAGACCATCTGCGCCCTCGGGGATGCGGCGGCCATGCCGGTGGCGGGGGCCATTCGGGCGTTCCGGGAGGAATTCGTCCATCACGTAGCGCATGGCCGGTGCATGGTGGAATAG